From Christensenellaceae bacterium, the proteins below share one genomic window:
- the cas3 gene encoding CRISPR-associated helicase Cas3' has translation MEYLAKSDGQTLEKHIENVMKNAEEFFLLFGKYFSEEERQVIRFACEKHDEGKKNREFQQRMQIKLKDEKAKIPMLPCEIPHGILSCAFLDTSYLIKEFGEEYTRIIYQAIYNHHTRDYSNYSDEMIKEYIRNNLTKYINDSSVKLSGITSLGRLGRIGLEDKNAEEDYLLKYFKIKGMLNKFDWAGSANGAGAYNEGCEIAPIEHDKFVEAYATKEGWKINDCQRYMLENRGKNVIVIASTGSGKTEGALLWTGQEKAFYTLPLKVSIDAMYDRFVDNGYFPASDGAEGTLGTSPRKSKLLGHLHSDTTSFFMNQDDKKYDEGKYDDAELFRKRAKAFIHPMTITTVDQLFTFVFKAPGLEILPATLSYSRVIIDEIQAYSPNILAYIIYGLKIITKMGGRFCIMTATMPPFLTEHLKQEICGKDIYGNDISLVLEEGKPKAFLMDRIRHRIKLLEGEDFDYDAIRHSAQTKRVLVICNTIKRAQEAYGKFEKDATLLHSRFTKIDRDRKEIAIREAGQAESKGRVGIFISTQIVEASLDIDFDLLYTDMCSADSLIQRLGRCYRKRDYSSEEPNVFILNSGVGRGSVYDKYIYDKSFEALKPYDNKYFTEQDKQRYIEEVYSLESVKSSKYYEEFKNTLRLIQNFRIGDYNKSEAKNKFREIHSVTIVPYKFRNDVEKLLPRLKDENKGQKAIAREKLKDFVISISEQNMYTLKGKNVEFIYREEADLYLTDLLYDSKLGLQAKIDDEADMGVDKRIL, from the coding sequence ATGGAATATTTAGCTAAATCAGACGGACAAACGCTTGAAAAACATATAGAAAATGTTATGAAAAACGCAGAGGAGTTTTTCTTGCTTTTTGGCAAGTATTTTAGTGAGGAAGAAAGGCAAGTGATAAGATTTGCGTGTGAGAAACATGATGAAGGCAAGAAAAACAGGGAGTTTCAGCAAAGAATGCAGATTAAGTTAAAAGATGAAAAAGCCAAGATACCTATGCTTCCATGTGAAATCCCGCATGGAATTTTAAGCTGTGCTTTTTTGGATACTTCTTATTTGATAAAAGAATTTGGAGAAGAATATACGAGAATTATTTATCAGGCAATTTATAATCATCATACACGAGATTATAGTAATTATAGCGATGAAATGATAAAAGAATATATCCGCAATAATCTAACCAAATATATAAATGACAGCTCGGTTAAGCTGAGTGGAATAACGTCTCTGGGCAGACTTGGAAGAATTGGTCTGGAAGATAAAAATGCAGAAGAAGATTATCTTCTAAAATATTTTAAAATTAAGGGCATGCTGAATAAGTTTGATTGGGCGGGAAGTGCTAACGGTGCAGGAGCATATAATGAGGGGTGTGAGATTGCTCCGATAGAGCATGATAAATTTGTTGAGGCCTATGCAACAAAAGAGGGATGGAAGATTAATGATTGTCAGCGGTATATGCTTGAAAATCGCGGCAAAAATGTGATTGTGATAGCTTCAACCGGCAGCGGGAAAACAGAAGGCGCTCTTTTGTGGACGGGGCAGGAGAAGGCTTTTTATACACTTCCGCTTAAAGTGTCGATTGATGCTATGTATGACAGATTTGTTGACAACGGATATTTTCCGGCTTCTGATGGAGCTGAGGGGACACTGGGAACAAGCCCTAGAAAGAGTAAACTTTTAGGGCATTTGCACAGTGATACTACAAGCTTTTTTATGAATCAGGACGACAAGAAATATGACGAAGGAAAATATGATGATGCAGAGCTTTTTAGAAAGCGTGCCAAAGCATTTATCCACCCTATGACAATTACGACAGTAGATCAGCTTTTTACGTTTGTGTTTAAGGCTCCGGGATTGGAAATTTTGCCGGCGACGTTGTCTTATAGCCGAGTTATTATAGATGAAATTCAGGCCTACTCACCCAATATTTTGGCTTATATCATATACGGACTAAAAATTATTACTAAAATGGGCGGCAGGTTTTGTATTATGACGGCTACTATGCCGCCGTTTCTGACGGAGCATCTGAAGCAGGAAATATGCGGAAAAGACATTTATGGCAATGATATATCGCTTGTGCTGGAAGAAGGCAAACCCAAAGCTTTTTTGATGGATAGAATAAGACACAGGATAAAACTGCTTGAGGGTGAAGACTTTGACTATGACGCAATCAGACACTCAGCTCAGACTAAACGCGTGCTGGTTATTTGCAACACTATAAAGAGGGCGCAGGAGGCTTATGGCAAGTTTGAAAAAGACGCCACATTGCTGCATTCAAGATTTACTAAGATTGATAGAGACCGGAAAGAAATTGCAATAAGAGAAGCGGGACAGGCTGAAAGCAAGGGTAGGGTCGGGATTTTTATAAGTACCCAAATTGTGGAGGCTAGTCTCGACATTGATTTTGATTTGCTTTATACGGATATGTGTTCGGCTGATTCGCTTATCCAGCGGCTTGGCAGGTGTTATAGAAAGCGAGATTATAGTTCTGAGGAGCCCAATGTATTTATACTTAATTCCGGTGTTGGAAGAGGCTCGGTGTATGATAAGTATATATATGACAAAAGTTTTGAAGCACTGAAACCATATGACAACAAATATTTTACTGAGCAGGATAAGCAGAGGTATATAGAAGAGGTTTATTCGCTTGAGAGTGTCAAAAGCAGTAAGTATTATGAGGAATTTAAAAACACTCTCAGGCTGATACAAAACTTTAGGATAGGCGACTATAACAAAAGCGAAGCGAAGAACAAATTTAGGGAGATACACAGTGTCACTATTGTGCCGTATAAGTTCAGAAACGATGTTGAAAAGCTTTTGCCAAGATTAAAAGATGAAAATAAGGGACAAAAAGCTATCGCGAGAGAAAAATTAAAAGATTTTGTGATAAGCATATCTGAACAGAACATGTATACACTTAAGGGCAAAAATGTTGAGTTTATATATAGAGAAGAGGCGGATTTATATCTGACTGATTTGCTATATGACAGTAAGCTAGGATTGCAGGCAAAAATTGATGATGAAGCTGATATGGGGGTTGATAAGCGGATTTTGTAA
- a CDS encoding CRISPR-associated protein Cas4 produces the protein MAVTGYMFGYFHICKRKVWLSSHRLNMENESGLVKVGKFIDQTTYKEEKHNFMIEDIANIDYLKNNTVHEVKKSESQLDAAIWQVKFYLYHLHLRGVKDIKGKIDLPLQKKTETVELEEGDVEIIAGKIEEIEKIINSEFPPHIEPLKVCRACAYYDLCMIYFYLGGQYAREFLYIFKW, from the coding sequence ATGGCGGTTACGGGATATATGTTCGGCTATTTTCATATTTGTAAACGTAAAGTATGGTTGTCGTCGCATCGCCTTAATATGGAAAATGAAAGCGGACTTGTAAAGGTTGGCAAGTTTATTGATCAAACAACTTATAAAGAGGAAAAACATAATTTTATGATAGAGGATATTGCAAATATTGACTATCTTAAAAATAATACGGTTCATGAAGTTAAAAAGTCCGAAAGTCAGCTTGACGCGGCCATTTGGCAGGTTAAGTTTTATTTGTATCACTTGCATTTGCGGGGTGTCAAAGACATAAAGGGCAAAATTGATTTGCCGCTTCAAAAAAAGACAGAAACTGTTGAGCTTGAAGAGGGTGACGTGGAAATTATTGCCGGCAAAATTGAAGAGATAGAAAAAATAATAAATAGTGAGTTTCCGCCGCATATCGAACCGCTTAAAGTATGTCGGGCATGTGCTTATTATGATTTATGTATGATTTACTTTTATTTGGGAGGGCAATATGCAAGAGAGTTTTTATATATTTTCAAATGGTGA